In Rosa chinensis cultivar Old Blush chromosome 1, RchiOBHm-V2, whole genome shotgun sequence, a genomic segment contains:
- the LOC112171267 gene encoding cysteine-rich repeat secretory protein 38-like yields MVPSRLLFLSPILLLIIITSTTDQAAALAQPQPAADHLLSHFCSNHKGNYTTTGAYRTNLNHLLSSLPFKGSGHGFYSSSYGRNTTSGAIYAIGLCKGDIGTTRHCLHCLNTSRSALMELCANQKEAIVWYDNCMLRYSNRSLHGVMDTLPAFNLWSTQSVPSSEFDVFFRQLRWLLEALRNKAAKGGSLKFAKNNATILNYRNGLSSLTALVHCSPDLSELQCGTCLLGAFGELPKCCDGKEGGRVLRPSCNFNYQLNQVIKVNEPKGSVIPNLGRRARDGRVGILILFATVVSLVLMISIGIYAKVVKTRRQPINFLEKMDEHMAMESLLFDCGAIRVATNNFSEANKLGGDGYGTVYRGSLSNAKSIAVRRLSINYVKEYTEIMKEVLLMAKLQHPNLIELLGCASEENSERLLVYELFPNATLDRIIFGI; encoded by the exons TTGTTACTGATCATAATCACTAGTACCACCGATCAAGCGGCCGCCCTTGCTCAGCCGCAGCCAGCTGCTGATCATCTGCTAAGCCACTTCTGTTCAAACCACAAAGGTAACTACACCACGACGGGTGCCTATCGCACAAACCTTAACCACCTTCTCTCATCCCTTCCCTTCAAGGGTAGCGGCCACGGCTTTTATAGTTCTTCATATGGCCGAAACACTACATCCGGCGCAATATATGCAATCGGACTATGTAAAGGAGACATTGGAACCACGCGCCACTGCCTTCATTGCCTCAATACCTCTAGAAGTGCTCTCATGGAGCTTTGTGCCAATCAGAAGGAAGCTATTGTTTGGTACGACAACTGCATGCTGCGCTACTCAAACCGCTCCCTACATGGCGTCATGGACACGCTGCCTGCTTTCAATTTGTGGAGCACTCAAAGCGTACCATCATCGGAGTTTGATGTATTTTTCCGGCAGCTCAGGTGGTTACTAGAAGCCCTAAGAAACAAGGCTGCCAAAGGGGGTTCTCTTAAGTTTGCAAAAAATAACGCAACCATTCTCAACTATCGTAACGGACTGTCTTCCTTAACGGCACTTGTGCACTGCTCCCCTGATTTGTCCGAGTTACAGTGCGGCACTTGCTTACTTGGTGCTTTTGGAGAACTCCCAAAATGTTGTGATGGAAAAGAAGGTGGGCGAGTTCTTAGACCCAGCTGTAACTTCAACTATCAGCTGAACCAGGTTATTAAGGTCAATGAACCGAAAGGTTCCGTGATTCCCAACTTAG GACGTCGTGCAAGAGATGGAAGAGTCGGCATCCTTATATTATTTGCAACGGTTGTTTCCCTTGTACTAATGATCTCCATAGGCATTTACGCGAAAGTAGTGAAAACAAGGCGCCAACCTATCAATTTTCTTGAGAAAATGGATGAGCATATGGCCATGGAATCCTTGCTATTCGACTGTGGCGCCATTCGAGTTGCCACAAATAACTTTTCTGAAGCAAATAAACTTGGAGGTGATGGATATGGCACTGTTTACAGG gGTAGTCTTTCCAACGCAAAAAGCATAGCAGTGAGAAGGCTTTCGATAAACTATGTGAAAGAGTATACGGAAATTATGAAAGAGGTTTTGTTAATGGCCAAGCTTCAACATCCAAATCTAATTGAGCTCCTAGGGTGTGCCTCGGAAGAAAATTCTGAAAGGCTTCTTGTCTATGAGCTTTTCCCTAATGCAACTCTTGATCGCATCATATTTGGTATCTag